One Triplophysa rosa linkage group LG8, Trosa_1v2, whole genome shotgun sequence genomic window, TGAAGGTCATCTCGTTGAAGATGAGCAGCCTGTTGGGAAAAGGCTGAAATGATGCATTTAAAACTATCCTGAAAAGGTGAAGTGTCATTTTTTTCAATGGTAAAATATTGTTACGCAACACAAAAACAttggtaaaaatgaaaaacaatgtttCTTTAATGTATAAGAgacaaaaaattacaaaacaaaatgcaaaaaaaatatatatatacagtagaatATACAAATATCTCGATAAATTGACCGAGCAATGTACgagcaaaaaaatgacatttcatgttgCTTGCGTCACAGAGATTTGTTTGTCAAACATTTAGAAAGTAATCAAAATTGTgcgtcatttttattatttataggcTTCTACCACCAACTCGGACGGCATGCTGACCCTTGACCTCATACAGGAAGAAGACGTCACCACAGAAGAGCGAGACACTTGTAAGGAGAACCCCGATCAAGCCGAGTCTCAACACATCCCAAATTCTCAGCGCTCGACCGCTGACACGTCGAAGCTCTCCGTCAGTAAAGACACCCCTGGGAAATCCCAAAGTCTCCCTCGTAAGAGTGAGAGCTCATGGGACTGGTCGGAGTCACAGACGCCACAGCTGCGCAAAAAAAACTCTGAGAAAAACCGCTGCGCATCCATGGACGAGATCCTGGCGCATTCGGAGACGCGGGCCATCCCTCACTGCTCGACTTCGGCTCCCGTACAGCCCGTCAGTCAGCTTCAGGACCTCATCACCCAGAAGCTGGAGAGAACTCAAGAGCTGCTGACGGAAGTACGGACGCAGGCCAAGGGGAAGTGCTCGCCAACCGGGAAGAACTCCAGCCCCGACGGCCAGAGGAAAGAGGCGGAGCGCCTGCTGGAGGAGGCGGCCTCCACCTGGGGTCAGGCGCGTGACGTACTGGAGGAAGTGAAGGAGCTTCGAGCTCTTTACAAGCAGCTTGACTCGGCCTCTTCGATGGCACTCGGTCCGTCACAGAATGGCAAACTAAACAGCCCTCAACAGGGAAACCACAGGAGAAGCATGATGTCTTAACAGGAGCGCAGAACGTTCTCCAAACACAATACGTCTTTTTTAACGGACTCTTCCTGCTTTGTTATTGCTGGAATTAACAATAGgaataatattgttaataatgAATACCATGagctatactgtacatgtttgtaTGTATGAATTGCAAAAGAGCAAATCTAGTTTCTTCCACTCCCTTAATATCAGCTTCAGtcagacagaaacaaaagggcctGGTGGTTTTCCAAACACAAGCTGTTGCGCAGTTTTCACAGCGTGGAGTCACCGAGGGGCCCATCAGGGTAAAACAGGGTGAGAAACACCAGACGGTGGTGATCGCCAGCCTATCACAATGTGAATGTTTCGGAATACACTGGAGGAGCTTCAAAATGGTCTATTTTACTCCCTGGGTCCTTTTTTTGTTATAATAACTCCCAGCACACTTTCCTCTGCTGTTGATGCAAATCAAGCTTGTAATAAGATGCAATCAGGGCGTGGCCCAACGCATTTGGCCACGCCTCTTTGTTCGGACGGCAGAGCTCTGCGCCCCATCGGATGGGTTGTAACTGTGAACAAAGCCATGTGTAACCTGTATGAACATGAATACGTGTGACGTCCGGTGCCAGTGTTGCTGCGGAAAGCGACGCAGCTGCCATTGACGAGACGCCGTGTGGTGGCTGGAAGCATCTAGCTGCAAGGAAGCGattcataataataatcacACATTTGCACTATGGAGAATGCTGTAAAACGAGAGTGACACTGGCAAGCTATCTTTTCAAACCTAAGAGGCAGAACAGACAATCTACTGGAGGTCGGGAAATATGGGTTGCGTAGCTCCAAGTCTTTACACCTAAGTGGTATTTTCATGAAGAcctttcaaaatacaaaagctGCCTTATTGTCGAAAGGGCACgtgcaaattgcatttcaaaCTCTCAAAGACTCcgattttaaaaacaagttgcCTGCGCCTCAAGAAATGGTGGCAGAGATGCTTTTTGAGCAGAACTTTATTTTGCTTGTGCTTTGCTTTGCAGGACGTTCGTCTTTGGGGAACTATGCAAGATTGCATGGGTGAATCTCATGAAACCTGCCAGGACGTGCCATATTTCACCTAAAAGAAACGTATATTTTGCTTTACAAAATTtgaaggtccaatgtgtaattgtttggaggatctattgacagaaatgcgatataatatgtgtataaagaccttacataatgaagcgttgcgtcaccatgtttctacagtagccctaagcgcgtttcgtaaatacgttatctccttcggcaaaaacGTGACCACATCTTagctctgtgtcagccaccgtagtgcttcgaaagggaggggtgagctgttggttgcaatgcgcaacctcaccactagatgccgctaaatccCATACACGGGACCTTTAAGGCTAATAAggatataattgttttttttatttttacaaaatattacaataatcTAAAAAAACAACTTGAAGTTGTGTTCAAATCTTATtttttacaacaacaaaaaatcttttGGGTGGTGAAATATGACCAGTTTTCATGAGATCCACCTGCGTACGATACAGGTATTAGGATTTACTGGCAGTGTGCAGTATGGTATTGATTTTTATGACCAAAGGGTACGTCTTGCCAGTACACCACACCTTGTTTTACAGTTTGTAGCTTAAATAATGTGTTTGCACAATTAAACAGGTCACCCTGTTCTGTCATTAAGACTTGATTATAAACAGTGTtatattttttgtacattttattgtaaagtgcttttTTGTAGAGAGACTTTTTGCTTTTCAAATGTTTAACTCAGAAACCACTTTTCCTGAAACAACCAGACATTCCTCACTTCTggaacaaaa contains:
- the plekho1b gene encoding pleckstrin homology domain-containing family O member 1b, with protein sequence MKKNNSTKRGPQDANQQPAQPDKTGWIRKFCGKGIFREIWKNRFVVLKGDQLYISEKEVKDEKKIQEVVDLTDYERSEELRKAKSRSKKNHSKFTLLRSRQPGNTVPNLVFLAVSPEEKESWINALNGAITRAKNSILDEVTVEEDSLLAHPTRDRAKIPQTRRLPTRGHLMAVASTTNSDGMLTLDLIQEEDVTTEERDTCKENPDQAESQHIPNSQRSTADTSKLSVSKDTPGKSQSLPRKSESSWDWSESQTPQLRKKNSEKNRCASMDEILAHSETRAIPHCSTSAPVQPVSQLQDLITQKLERTQELLTEVRTQAKGKCSPTGKNSSPDGQRKEAERLLEEAASTWGQARDVLEEVKELRALYKQLDSASSMALGPSQNGKLNSPQQGNHRRSMMS